One Mixta gaviniae genomic window carries:
- the kefG gene encoding glutathione-regulated potassium-efflux system ancillary protein KefG, translated as MSQPPKVLLLYAHPESQDSIANRVLLQPAQQLSHVTVHDLYAHYPDFFIDIHYEQQLLREHHIIVFQHPLYTYSCPALLKEWLDRVLSRDFASGPEGNALQGKYWRSVVTTGEPEAAYHQDGLNRYPMTEIMRPFELTAQLCRMHWLTPMVIYWARRQPPEMMKNYAQAYGEWLSSPLPAGVA; from the coding sequence TTTTGCTGCTGTATGCCCATCCGGAATCACAAGATTCGATAGCCAATCGGGTCTTGCTGCAGCCGGCGCAGCAATTATCACACGTTACCGTACACGATCTGTACGCGCACTATCCTGATTTCTTTATCGATATTCACTATGAACAGCAGCTGCTGCGGGAGCATCACATCATCGTTTTTCAGCATCCCCTGTATACCTACAGCTGTCCCGCTCTGCTGAAGGAGTGGCTGGATCGCGTGCTGTCGCGCGATTTCGCCAGCGGCCCGGAGGGCAATGCACTGCAGGGAAAATACTGGCGCAGCGTCGTTACCACCGGCGAGCCGGAGGCGGCCTATCATCAGGACGGGCTTAATCGCTACCCGATGACGGAAATTATGCGTCCCTTCGAGCTGACCGCGCAGCTATGCCGCATGCACTGGCTGACACCGATGGTGATCTACTGGGCGCGCCGTCAGCCGCCCGAAATGATGAAAAACTACGCGCAAGCCTACGGCGAGTGGCTCTCTTCTCCTTTGCCAGCTGGAGTCGCATAA